Proteins from a genomic interval of Yarrowia lipolytica chromosome 1E, complete sequence:
- a CDS encoding uncharacterized protein (Compare to YALI0E33517g, similar to Saccharomyces cerevisiae KGD1 (YIL125W); ancestral locus Anc_2.237, highly similar to uniprot|P20967 Saccharomyces cerevisiae YIL125w KGD1 2-oxoglutarate dehydrogenase complex E1 component singleton), with translation MLRHALLKRTPVLPRLTSRKAFVPLIQKRKYSDDVFLTTNAANYIDEMYAAWKDDPKSVHVSWQSYFKNLDGGLPADKAFSAPPTIVPSPSGGVPTPAAPSGAPSDITNHMKAQLLVRAYQVRGHTKAKIDPLGISFGSDKNKKPPKELTLEFYGWTDKDLDTEITLGPGILPRFVENGKNRRTLREIIMDCERIYCGSYGVEYIHIPSREECEWIRDRVETPKPYNYTPDQKRRMLDRLIWANLFETFLASKFPNDKRFGLEGAETVVVGMKTLIDRSVDAGIEDIVIGMPHRGRLNMLSNVVRKPNESIFAEFQGSAVFDEGSGDVKYHLGANYQRPTPSGKKVNLSLVANPSHLEAEDPVVLGKTRAIQHMKHDVGTFDKAMGVLMHGDAAFAGQGVVYETMGMHSLPAYSTGGTIHIIVNNQIGFTTDPRFSRSTPYPSDLAKSIDAPIFHVNADDMEAVDFIFNLAADWRATFKSDVIIDLVCYRKFGHNETDQPSFTQPLMYKKIADKPNPLDIYVDKLLKEKTFTKEDIEEHKQWVWGMLEESFKKSKDYVPHQKEWLASPWDDFKTPKELATEILPHLPTSVEEKKLKEIGKVISSVPEGFTLHRNLKRILSNRGKSVEEGHGIDWSTGEALAFGTLLEEGHHVRLSGQDVERGTFSQRHAVVHDQVNETTYVPLNHLTKDQADFTVSNSHLSEYGVMGFEYGYSLASPEALVIWEAQFGDFANTAQVIIDQFIASAETKWSQRSGLVLSLPHGYDGQGPEHSSGRIERYLLLGNEDPLHFPSPDKLERQHQDCNIQIAYPTTPANIFHLYRRQMHRAFRKPLACFFSKNLLRNPMAKSDLSEFVGESHFQWVIEDDQHGKTINNKEGIERVLFCSGQVWTALFKRREDLADKKTAIIRIEQLHPFPWEQVRELLDSYPNLKDICWAQEEPLNAGAWVHIQPRMYTTFQATKNHKHAHIRYAGRKPSASVAAGTKKLHLAEEEALLKQAFQQEDKA, from the exons ATGCTCAGACACGCTTTATTGAAAAGGACCCCCGTCCTCCCGCGACTCACAAGTCGCAAGGCCTTCGTGCCATTGATCCAGAAACGAAAGTACTCTGATGACGTCTTCCTTACCACCAACGCCGCAAACTACATCGATGAGATGTATGCCGCATGGAAGGACGACCCCAAGAGTGTCCACGTCTCTTGGCAG TCTTACTTCAAGAACCTGGATGGTGGCCTTCCTGCCGACAAGGCATTCTCTGCCCCTCCCACTATTGTGCCCTCTCCCTCTGGAGGTGTTCCCACCCCCGCTGCCCCCTCCGGCGCTCCTTCtgacatcaccaaccacaTGAAGGcccagctgctggttcgAGCCTACCAGGTCCGAGGTCacaccaaggccaagattgATCCTCTTGGAATCTCCTTTGGctccgacaagaacaagaagccCCCTAAGGAGCTGACCCTCGAGTTCTACGGATGGACCGACAAGGATCTCGACACCGAGATCACTCTCGGCCCCGGTATCCTCCCCCGATTCGTCGAGAACGGTAAGAACAGGCGAACTCTCCGTGAGATTATCATGGACTGTGAACGAATCTACTGTGGCTCCTACGGTGTTGAGTACATCCATATTCCCTCTCGAGAGGAGTGTGAGTGGATCCGAGACCGAGTCGAGACCCCCAAGCCTTACAACTACACCCCTGACCAGAAGCGACGAATGCTCGACCGACTTATCTGGGCTAACCTCTTCGAGACCTTCCTTGCCTCCAAGTTCCCCAACGACAAGCGATTCGGTCTTGAGGGTGCCGAGACTGTCGTTGTCGGTATGAAGACTCTGATCGACCGATCCGTCGATGCCGGAATCGAGGACATTGTTATCGGTATGCCCCATCGAGGTCGACTCAACATGCTTTCCAACGTTGTGCGAAAGCCCAACGAGTCCATTTTCGCTGAGTTCCAGGGATCTGCTGTCTTCGACGAGGGTTCTGGAGATGTCAAGTACCATCTGGGTGCCAACTACCAGCGACCCACCCCCTCTGGAAAGAAGGTCAACCTCTCTCTTGTCGCTAACCCCTCACATCTTGAGGCTGAGGACCCCGTTGTCCTGGGTAAGACCCGAGCTATCCAGCACATGAAGCATGACGTCGGCACCTTCGACAAGGCCATGGGTGTGCTCATGCACGGTGACGCTGCCTTTGCCGGCCAGGGTGTTGTCTACGAGACCATGGGCATGCACTCTCTGCCTGCCTACTCTACCGGTGGAACCATCCACATCATCGTTAACAACCAGATTGGTTTCACCACCGATCCTCGATTCTCCCGATCTACCCCCTACCCCTCCGATCTGGCTAAATCCATCGATGCCCCCATCTTCCACGTCAACGCTGACGATATGGAGGCCGTCGACTTCATCTTCAACCTGGCTGCTGACTGGCGAGCTACCTTCAAGTCCGATGTCATCATCGATCTTGTCTGCTACCGAAAGTTCGGTCACAACGAGACCGATCAGCCCTCGTTCACTCAGCCTCTCAtgtacaagaagattgCCGACAAGCCCAACCCTCTTGACATCTATGTCGACAagcttctcaaggagaagacttttaccaaggaggacattgaggagCACAAGCAGTGGGTCTGGGGAATGCTCGAGGAGTCTTTCAAGAAGTCCAAGGACTACGTGCCCCATCAGAAGGAGTGGctcgcttctccttgggACGACTTCAAGACCCCCAAGGAGCTTGCCACCGAGATCCTGCCCCATCTCCCCACATctgttgaggagaagaagctcaaggagattggaAAGGTCATCTCCTCTGTTCCGGAGGGATTCACCCTTCACCGAAACCTCAAGCGAATCTTGTCCAACCGAGGCAAGTCCGTTGAGGAGGGCCATGGCATTGACTGGTCCACTGGTGAGGCTCTTGCCTTCGGTACTCTGCTTGAGGAGGGCCACCACGTCCGACTTTCCGGTCAGGATGTCGAGCGAGGTACCTTCTCTCAGCGACACGCTGTTGTCCACGACCAGGTTAACGAGACCACATATGTTCCTCTGAACCACCTGACCAAGGATCAGGCCGACTTCACCGTCTCCAACTCCCATCTTTCCGAGTACGGTGTCATGGGCTTTGAGTACGGTTACTCCCTGGCTTCTCCTGAGGCCCTTGTCATCTGGGAGGCTCAGTTTGGTGACTTCGCCAACACTGCCCAGGTCATCATTGATCAGTTCATTGCCTCCGCCGAGACCAAGTGGTCTCAGCGATCCGGCTTGGTTCTGTCTCTGCCCCACGGATACGATGGACAGGGTCCCGAGCATTCTTCCGGACGAATTGAGCGATACCTGCTGCTCGGAAACGAGGATCCTCTCCACTTCCCCTCTCCCGATAAGCTTGAGCGACAGCACCAGGACTGCAACATCCAGATTGCTTACCCCACTACCCCCGCCAACATCTTCCATCTGTACCGACGACAGATGCACCGAGCTTTCCGAAAGCCTCTggcctgcttcttctctAAGAACCTGCTGCGAAACCCCATGGCCAAGTCCGACCTCTCTGAGTTTGTTGGTGAGTCTCACTTCCAGTGGGTCATTGAGGACGACCAGCATGGCAAgaccatcaacaacaaggagggCATCGAGCGAGTTCTCTTCTGTTCCGGCCAGGTCTGGACTGCTCTCTTCAAGCGACGAGAGGATCTTGCTGACAAGAAGACTGCTATCATCCGAATCGAGCAGCTGCACCCCTTCCCTTGGGAGCAGGTCCGAGAGCTTCTGGACTCTTACCCCAACCTTAAGGATATCTGCTGGGCTCAGGAGGAGCCTCTTAACGCTGGTGCCTGGGTCCACATCCAGCCTCGAATGTACACCACCTTCCAGGCTACCAAGAACCACAAGCATGCCCACATTAGATACGCTGGCCGAAAGCCTTCTGCATCTGTTGCTGCCGGTACTAAGAAGCTGCATcttgctgaggaggaggctcttcTGAAGCAGGCTTTCCAGCAGGAGGATAAGGCCTAA